A window of Diospyros lotus cultivar Yz01 chromosome 14, ASM1463336v1, whole genome shotgun sequence contains these coding sequences:
- the LOC127789920 gene encoding probable WRKY transcription factor 70 gives MESPSICHDDHRIRAALQELNRGRELAKQLMRVVLGRKQPLDFDDEGGLRTVENLATSISASFTEAISILNQSGSAAAADETSRSWASPDGRARHNNKRRKNLHTWAKLAPALADDGHAWRKYGQKDILNAQYPRNYYRCSHKYDQGCQATKQVQRTATDPPMYRIIYYGDHTCRSLSNLKPPPRHQSRIILNSTDGPSSRLLSFCSNPIPNPVGAKPQSHEDDDGDLLLFPMAVAKQQLQHQSQSQSQRPLGARPAPPLTTSSSFSGDYFLSPDVVTLDSSAPPMTVFSSASDQGEPDVISPGVYSCTTSTDRTHNTCTDDYNHHHALDLDMDIMVGDDFGDVFIAI, from the exons ATGGAATCCCCATCCATTTGTCACGATGATCATCGGATAAGGGCCGCCCTTCAAGAATTGAATCGAGGCCGGGAATTAGCAAAGCAGCTGATGAGAGTTGTTCTTGGCAGGAAGCAGCCCCTTGACTTTGATGATGAAGGTGGATTGAGGACCGTCGAGAATCTCGCCACGAGCATCTCGGCTTCCTTTACGGAGGCTATTTCAATACTCAATCAAAGTGGCAGTGCCGCCGCCGCCGACGAAACCAGCCGAAGTTGGGCGTCCCCCGACGGCAGAGCCCGTCACAACAACAAGAGAag AAAGAATTTGCATACATGGGCAAAGCTCGCCCCTGCTTTAGCCGACGATGGCCATGCCTGGAGGAAATATGGACAGAAAGACATCCTCAATGCGCAGTACCCAAG GAACTACTACAGGTGTAGCCACAAGTACGATCAGGGGTGCCAAGCCACCAAGCAGGTTCAGAGAACCGCAACCGATCCACCCATGTACCGCATCATTTACTACGGCGACCACACCTGCCGAAGTCTATCTAATCTAAAACCTCCTCCCCGCCATCAGTCTCGGATCATCTTGAATTCCACTGATGGTCCCTCTTCGCGTCTACTTAGCTTCTGCTCCAATCCCATCCCTAACCCGGTTGGCGCCAAACCACAATCTCATGAAGATGACGATGGTGATCTGCTGCTTTTCCCGATGGCGGTGGCGAAACAGCAGCTGCAACATCAGAGCCAGAGCCAGAGCCAGAGGCCGCTTGGCGCTCGACCAGCACCTCCATTAACAACGTCTTCCTCCTTCTCCGGAGATTATTTCCTGTCGCCGGATGTGGTGACGCTGGACTCGTCTGCCCCCCCCATGACTGTGTTTTCGTCGGCGTCCGATCAGGGGGAGCCGGACGTCATCTCTCCCGGGGTGTACTCGTGTACGACCAGCACTGATCGCACTCACAATACTTGCACTGATgattacaatcatcatcatgcCTTGGACCTGGACATGGACATCATGGTGGGAGATGATTTTGGGGATGTCTTTattgcaatatga
- the LOC127789919 gene encoding vacuolar-sorting receptor 1-like has translation MREKLATFVCVWFFLCGGCVGRFVVEKNSLKVTSPDSLKNVYECAIGNFGVPQYGGTLVGTVIYPKANQKGCKSFDDHDISFKSKPGGFPIFLLVDRGDCYFTLKAWNAQNAGGAAILVADDRIEPLITMDAPEEDDAQSDYLQKINIPAALISKSFGDSIKKALSSGEMVTINLDWRESLPHPDDRVEYEFWTNSNDECGPKCDSQIEFVKSFKGAAQILEKNGYTQFTPHYITWYCPEAFLLSRQCKSQCINHGRYCAPDPEQDFTIGYDGKDVVVQNLRQACLFKAANESGKPWLWWDYVTDFEIRCPMREKKYNKECADQVIKSLGIDVKQIDKCIGDPNADVDNPVLKAEQEAQIGSGSRGDVTILPTLVVNNRQYRGKLEKSAILKAICSGFKETTEPSICLTEDIETNECLENNGGCWQDQAANITACRDTFRGRVCECPIVQGVKFVGDGYTNCRASGALRCAINNGGCWKKNQDGRSYSACIDDHSKGCKCPPGFKGDGMKTCEDIDECKEKLACQCPQCKCKNTWGSYECSCSGSLLYMREHDTCIGKDANTGLSGGFIWFIVLGLAAAGVGGYAIYKYRIRSYMDSEIRAIMAQYMPLDNQGEVPNHMVSHGGV, from the exons ATGCGGGAAAAGCTGGCAacttttgtgtgtgtttggTTTTTCCTTTGTGGGGGATGCGTGGGTAGGTTTGTGGTGGAAAAGAACAGCTTGAAGGTGACTTCACCGGACTCGTTGAAGAATGTATACGAATGTGCAATTGGGAATTTTGGGGTTCCTCAATATGGAGGGACCTTGGTTGGCACTGTGATTTACCCAAAAGCCAATCAAAAGGGATGCAAGAGCTTCGACGATCATGACATCTCCTTCAAATCCAAGCCCGGTGGCTTtcccatctttcttcttgtCGATCGAGGAG ATTGTTATTTCACCTTGAAGGCATGGAATGCACAGAATGCTGGAGGAGCAGCTATTCTAGTTGCAGACGACAGAATTGAACCTTTGATCACCATGGACGCCCCGGAAGAAGATGATGCACAGTCAGATTATCTGCAAAAGATAAACATCCCTGCAGCACTAATAAGCAAATCTTTTGGGGATAGCATCAAGAAAGCTCTATCTAGTGGTGAGATGGTTACCATCAATCTTGACTGGAGAGAGTCTCTTCCACATCCTGATGACCGAGTTGAATATGAATTCTGGACAAATAGCAATGACGAATGTGGGCCTAAATGTGACAGCCAGATTGAATTTGTCAAGAGCTTCAAAGGTGCAGCTCAGATTCTTGAAAAGAATGGCTACACTCAGTTTACTCCGCACTACATAACCTGGTATTGTCCAGAAGCCTTCCTCTTGAGCAGACAGTGCAAGTCTCAGTGCATCAACCATGGAAGATACTGTGCTCCAGATCCAGAACAGGACTTCACCATAGGGTATGATGGGAAGGATGTTGTTGTTCAGAATTTGCGGCAAGCTTGCCTTTTCAAGGCGGCCAATGAAAGTGGGAAACCCTGGCTTTGGTGGGACTACGTGACTGACTTTGAAATTCGTTGTCCAATGAGAGAGAAGAAGTATAACAAAGAGTGCGCAGATCAAGTTATCAAATCCCTTG GTATTGATGTCAAGCAGATTGACAAGTGCATAGGAGATCCTAATGCAGATGTTGACAACCCAGTACTCAAGGCTGAGCAGGAAGCACAG ATTGGCAGTGGCTCACGTGGGGATGTGACTATATTGCCAACTCTTGTTGTGAACAACCGGCAATATAGAG GTAAGCTGGAAAAAAGTGCAATTCTGAAAGCCATCTGTTCAGGTTTTAAGGAGACCACGGAGCCTTCCATTTGTTTAACTGAAG ATATAGAAACTAATGAGTGTCTAGAAAACAATGGTGGGTGCTGGCAGGATCAGGCTGCTAACATCACTGCATGCCGG GACACTTTCCGGGGAAGAGTGTGTGAATGCCCCATTGTGCAGGGTGTAAAGTTTGTTGGTGATGGCTATACAAATTGCCGAG CTTCTGGTGCTTTACGGTGTGCAATAAACAATGGAGGGTGTTGGAAGAAGAACCAGGATGGAAGGAGTTATTCTGCTTGCATT GATGACCATTCAAAAGGTTGCAAGTGTCCACCGGGATTCAAGGGTGATGGGATGAAGACTTGTGAAG ATATTGATGAATGCAAAGAAAAGTTAGCCTGCCAATGCCCACAGTGCAAATGCAAGAATACCTGGGGCAGTTATGAGTGCAGCTGTAGCGGCAGTTTATTGTACATGCGAGAACACGACACGTGCATAG GTAAGGATGCCAATACAGGGCTCAGCGGGGGATTTATTTGGTTTATTGTTCTTGGATTAGCTGCTGCCGGGGTAGGTGGATATGCAATTTACAAGTACAGAATCCGG